A portion of the Clostridium gelidum genome contains these proteins:
- a CDS encoding DeoR/GlpR family DNA-binding transcription regulator: MYQEERLLKVLEYLNEHNSMSIHDICEMFNVSRDTARRDIVKLINQGTAIRTHGGISLPVLKNAIKEYRERIEAYSEEKKSISKKALEFIEEGKHYFFDVSTIVSFLAQEVDKSIWVFTHSLDNIEILSEKENINVNSIGGSLNHKNRFFYKGDCVNYFEGIRFDTAILGAASITEDGIYYVDEEDALIKQAAVKRSDIVIVLAEYEKFKCLSYYRGVNWNQIDIIITDKMPPSVFVDIIESYDIKLIITYNNA, translated from the coding sequence ATGTATCAAGAAGAAAGACTTTTAAAAGTATTAGAATATTTAAATGAACATAATTCTATGTCTATTCACGATATTTGTGAAATGTTCAATGTATCAAGGGATACTGCAAGGCGTGATATTGTAAAACTTATAAATCAAGGAACTGCAATTCGGACTCACGGAGGAATTAGCTTACCAGTTTTGAAAAATGCGATTAAAGAATATAGAGAAAGAATTGAAGCTTATTCAGAAGAGAAAAAAAGTATTTCAAAAAAAGCATTAGAATTTATTGAAGAAGGTAAACACTATTTTTTTGATGTTTCTACAATAGTAAGTTTTTTAGCACAAGAAGTGGATAAATCAATTTGGGTATTTACACATTCTCTAGATAATATTGAAATACTTTCTGAAAAAGAAAATATTAATGTAAATTCTATTGGAGGATCTCTTAATCATAAAAATAGATTTTTTTATAAAGGAGATTGTGTAAATTATTTTGAAGGAATAAGGTTCGATACAGCAATACTCGGAGCAGCATCCATAACAGAAGATGGTATTTATTATGTTGATGAAGAAGATGCTTTAATTAAACAAGCAGCTGTGAAAAGATCTGATATAGTAATTGTACTTGCTGAATATGAGAAATTTAAATGTTTAAGTTATTACAGAGGTGTAAATTGGAATCAAATAGATATTATTATTACTGATAAAATGCCACCTTCTGTTTTTGTAGATATTATAGAGTCATATGATATTAAATTAATTATTACTTATAATAATGCATAG
- a CDS encoding deoxyribonuclease IV, with the protein MLKIGCHLSTSKGFKNMGKEALEIKANTFQFFTRNPRGSKAKAIDEKDVAEFLELAKENNFTTILAHAPYTLNACSADENTRAFAKEVMEDDLARMEYTPNSLYNFHPGSHVKQGVEVGIKYISDLLNEVLKPEQTTTVLLETMAGKGTEIGRTFEELQEILSRVRLSDKMGVCLDTCHVYDAGYDIVNDLDGVLEQFDKIIGLDKLRAIHLNDSMNPFESHKDRHATIGEGSIGLEAIANIINHPKLCNLPFFLETPNELEGHAKEIALLKSIYKVV; encoded by the coding sequence ATGTTAAAAATAGGATGTCATTTATCAACTTCAAAAGGATTTAAAAATATGGGGAAAGAAGCTCTTGAAATAAAAGCAAATACATTTCAATTTTTTACTCGTAATCCAAGAGGAAGCAAGGCAAAAGCCATTGATGAAAAGGATGTAGCAGAATTCTTAGAATTAGCAAAAGAAAATAATTTTACTACAATATTAGCCCATGCACCTTATACATTAAATGCTTGTTCAGCAGATGAGAATACAAGAGCTTTTGCAAAAGAAGTAATGGAAGATGATTTAGCTCGAATGGAATATACACCAAATAGCTTGTATAATTTTCATCCAGGTAGTCACGTTAAACAAGGGGTAGAAGTTGGAATTAAATATATTTCTGACCTGTTAAATGAAGTATTAAAACCAGAACAAACAACAACTGTATTACTTGAAACAATGGCAGGCAAAGGCACTGAAATTGGACGTACATTTGAGGAGTTGCAAGAAATTCTAAGTCGTGTAAGATTATCTGATAAGATGGGAGTATGTCTAGATACTTGCCATGTATATGATGCTGGATATGATATTGTTAATGATTTAGATGGTGTATTAGAACAATTTGATAAAATAATTGGATTAGATAAATTACGTGCAATACACTTAAATGATAGTATGAATCCGTTTGAGAGTCACAAAGATAGGCATGCAACAATTGGTGAAGGTTCTATTGGTTTAGAAGCAATTGCAAATATTATTAATCACCCTAAACTATGTAATTTGCCGTTTTTCCTTGAAACTCCAAATGAGCTTGAAGGGCATGCTAAAGAAATAGCATTGTTAAAAAGTATTTATAAAGTAGTATAA
- a CDS encoding ArsR/SmtB family transcription factor — protein sequence MLHFESMGDASEIFKALSAPMRLKIMEILYEDGDKNLNDLANMVGLTNSAISLHIKKLEEVGLIEIHTMSGKRGSMKICKPLHDILVIDLLPKKLDIASYQDEIKIGYYSNCQVTATCGISTKDKIIGEFDDPRYFLFPEHFDASVLWFTTGFIEYNLPNHLTAGQKLTELQLSFEISSESPGFNENYPSDIHFSINYIPLGLWVSPGDFGARHGRLTPNWWPNICNQYGRLKTLTINNKGTFIDGGYEISKVTINDLDLDYTSTISFRFSVPKDTKNVGGFTLFGEGFGDYNQSIKMQTFYEMHES from the coding sequence ATGCTACATTTTGAATCAATGGGAGATGCCAGTGAAATTTTCAAAGCGCTCAGTGCACCAATGCGTCTTAAAATAATGGAGATTCTATATGAAGATGGCGATAAGAATTTAAATGATTTAGCTAATATGGTTGGCTTAACTAATAGCGCCATCTCACTCCATATAAAGAAATTAGAAGAAGTCGGTTTAATCGAGATTCATACCATGTCGGGTAAACGTGGTTCTATGAAGATTTGTAAACCACTTCATGATATATTGGTAATTGACTTACTTCCTAAAAAACTAGATATTGCTTCATATCAAGATGAAATTAAAATAGGTTACTATTCTAACTGCCAAGTAACAGCTACTTGTGGTATTTCAACTAAAGATAAAATTATTGGGGAATTTGATGATCCTCGTTATTTTTTATTTCCAGAACATTTTGATGCTTCTGTTCTTTGGTTTACTACTGGATTTATAGAATACAATTTACCAAATCATTTAACTGCAGGACAAAAATTAACAGAACTTCAACTTTCTTTTGAGATTTCATCTGAAAGTCCTGGATTTAATGAAAACTATCCATCAGATATTCATTTTTCTATTAATTATATTCCTTTAGGTCTTTGGGTAAGTCCCGGTGATTTCGGTGCTAGACATGGAAGACTCACTCCTAATTGGTGGCCTAATATATGTAATCAATATGGAAGACTTAAAACTTTGACAATTAACAATAAAGGTACTTTTATTGATGGTGGATATGAAATTTCTAAAGTTACAATTAATGATCTTGACTTAGACTATACTAGTACTATTTCTTTTCGCTTTTCTGTTCCTAAAGATACAAAAAATGTTGGTGGTTTTACATTGTTTGGAGAAGGATTTGGAGATTATAATCAATCTATTAAAATGCAAACCTTCTATGAAATGCACGAATCTTAA
- a CDS encoding alpha-N-arabinofuranosidase — protein sequence MSKLVVNVHDKKGKINKEIYGHFSEHLGRCIYEGIYVGENSKIPNTNGMRNDVVEALKEMKIPVLRWPGGCFADEYHWKDGIGDNKDRKKMINTHWGGVVEDNSFGTHEFMELCRQLECEPYINGNVGSGTVQEMSEWVEYLTLEGISPMADLRTKNGHEEAWKVKYFGVGNESWGCGGNMTPEHYANEYRRYQTFCRNYNGNNLYKIACGANVDDYNWTEGVMKIAGNFMDGLSLHYYTIPGDFWLGKGAATGFEEKDWYLTLKKTLKMEELIYRHGAIMDQYDPEKKVGLIVDEWGTWFDVEVGTNPGFLYQQNTMRDALVAGINLNIFNKNCDRVKMANIAQIVNVLQSVILTEGEKMVLTPTYHVFNMYKNHQDATLIESYIDTENIGVEEENQVPNLHESASVDADGRINITLNNLSISDDYEIEGIFVEKEIKAVKATILTSEMGDYNTFDEPEVVKPKVFKEFTITNKGIDFKIPKCSVIHFIIE from the coding sequence ATGAGCAAGTTAGTTGTAAACGTACACGATAAAAAAGGAAAAATTAATAAAGAAATTTATGGACATTTTTCAGAACATTTAGGAAGATGTATTTATGAAGGTATATATGTAGGAGAAAATTCTAAGATTCCTAATACAAATGGTATGAGAAATGATGTAGTAGAAGCTTTAAAAGAAATGAAAATACCAGTACTTCGTTGGCCAGGTGGATGTTTTGCTGATGAATATCATTGGAAAGATGGAATTGGAGATAATAAAGATCGTAAAAAGATGATAAATACTCACTGGGGTGGAGTTGTAGAAGACAATAGTTTTGGTACTCATGAATTTATGGAATTATGTAGACAACTTGAGTGCGAACCATATATTAATGGTAATGTAGGAAGTGGAACTGTTCAAGAAATGTCTGAATGGGTTGAATACTTAACATTAGAAGGTATTTCTCCAATGGCTGACCTTAGAACTAAAAATGGACATGAAGAAGCTTGGAAAGTAAAATATTTTGGAGTTGGTAATGAAAGCTGGGGTTGTGGCGGTAATATGACACCAGAACATTATGCAAATGAATACAGAAGATATCAAACTTTCTGTAGAAATTATAACGGAAACAATCTTTACAAAATTGCTTGTGGAGCTAATGTAGACGATTATAATTGGACAGAAGGTGTAATGAAGATCGCAGGAAACTTTATGGATGGATTATCTCTTCATTATTACACAATTCCAGGGGATTTCTGGCTAGGTAAAGGAGCAGCAACTGGATTTGAAGAAAAGGATTGGTATTTAACTCTTAAGAAAACTTTGAAAATGGAAGAATTAATTTATAGACATGGTGCTATTATGGATCAATATGACCCAGAAAAGAAAGTTGGACTAATAGTTGATGAATGGGGAACATGGTTTGATGTTGAAGTTGGAACTAACCCAGGATTCTTATATCAACAAAACACTATGAGAGATGCATTAGTAGCAGGTATTAATTTAAATATATTTAATAAAAATTGTGATAGAGTTAAGATGGCTAATATTGCTCAAATAGTAAATGTACTTCAGTCTGTTATTTTAACAGAAGGAGAAAAGATGGTTTTAACTCCAACTTATCATGTGTTTAATATGTATAAAAATCACCAAGATGCAACTCTTATTGAAAGTTATATAGATACTGAAAATATTGGAGTTGAAGAAGAAAATCAAGTTCCTAATTTACATGAATCAGCTTCTGTAGATGCAGACGGAAGAATCAATATTACTTTAAATAACTTATCTATTTCTGATGATTATGAGATTGAAGGAATATTCGTAGAAAAAGAAATTAAAGCTGTTAAAGCTACTATTTTAACAAGTGAAATGGGTGATTACAATACTTTTGATGAACCAGAAGTGGTAAAACCAAAAGTATTTAAAGAATTCACAATTACAAATAAAGGAATCGACTTTAAGATTCCTAAATGTAGTGTAATTCACTTCATTATAGAATAA
- a CDS encoding methylated-DNA--[protein]-cysteine S-methyltransferase encodes MKYIFYYNTKIGRIGIEENGVAITRLDFIHKDVQEEIIEKHETVLLKEAIKQLNEYLDGKRTSFDLPLEPKGTEFQKKVWNALKEIPFGETRSYGEIAKIIGNEKASRAVGMANNKNPIAIIVPCHRVIGANGKLVGYAGGLDLKEKLLNLEKNNEK; translated from the coding sequence ATGAAATATATATTTTATTATAATACGAAGATTGGAAGAATTGGAATAGAAGAAAATGGTGTGGCTATTACAAGATTAGATTTTATACATAAAGATGTTCAAGAAGAAATAATAGAAAAACATGAGACAGTATTACTAAAGGAAGCTATAAAACAACTTAATGAGTATTTAGATGGAAAACGGACTTCATTTGATTTACCACTGGAGCCTAAGGGAACAGAATTTCAAAAAAAAGTTTGGAATGCTTTAAAGGAAATTCCATTTGGAGAAACAAGAAGTTATGGTGAAATCGCAAAGATAATTGGAAATGAAAAAGCATCAAGAGCTGTTGGAATGGCTAATAATAAAAATCCAATTGCTATTATAGTTCCTTGCCATAGAGTAATTGGAGCTAATGGTAAATTAGTTGGTTATGCAGGTGGACTTGATTTAAAGGAAAAACTTCTTAATTTAGAGAAAAATAATGAAAAATAG
- a CDS encoding ABC transporter substrate-binding protein: MRKKLLATLLASTMIIGSLTGCGSSPSQNSSDSKTSTSNSGAIRMVNTKIEIDKQLKEFAKKYQEKTGQQVDIESIGGGVDVNGQLKNYLAAGNMPDIYAFGPDSYSSFKDYLTDLSDQSWVKDTDFAFKGENDKVYGFPFAIEGIGVVYNADILKKAGVDPKSLTNINAYKEAFKKIDSMKSELGIQAVASVAAESGQMNWSTGNHMFGAYLSEGLARTDKTYINMLNKGKLDDARLGEFADYVKLLFDNADPNVLISGTYDDQLALFAQGKTAFITQGNWIDPSLPTYNVKFDVGMAPPAFSTKDTPGILADAPAYWGIYSESKKSDACKEFLKAFVSTEEGQNCLIKDCAMVSPYKSSTIKPTAPLALSVSNYINEGKTYAWDWAHMKEGIAMNATGSVFELYAKKQLDKQGFTDMMKTAVADYVAK; encoded by the coding sequence ATGAGAAAAAAATTATTAGCAACATTGTTAGCAAGTACCATGATAATTGGTTCTTTGACAGGTTGTGGAAGCAGCCCAAGTCAAAATAGTTCTGACTCTAAAACATCAACAAGTAATAGTGGAGCAATTCGTATGGTAAACACAAAAATTGAGATTGATAAACAACTAAAGGAATTTGCTAAGAAATACCAAGAAAAAACAGGTCAACAAGTGGACATTGAATCTATTGGGGGCGGTGTTGATGTTAATGGACAACTTAAAAATTATCTAGCAGCAGGTAATATGCCAGATATCTATGCATTTGGACCAGATTCTTACAGTTCATTTAAAGATTATTTAACAGATTTAAGTGATCAGTCATGGGTTAAGGATACAGATTTTGCTTTTAAGGGCGAAAATGATAAGGTTTACGGTTTTCCGTTTGCTATTGAGGGAATTGGTGTTGTATACAATGCTGATATTTTAAAGAAAGCAGGCGTGGATCCAAAGAGCCTAACTAATATAAACGCTTACAAAGAGGCATTCAAAAAAATTGATAGTATGAAATCTGAACTTGGAATTCAAGCAGTTGCTTCTGTGGCAGCAGAATCAGGTCAAATGAACTGGTCAACTGGAAACCATATGTTTGGTGCGTATTTATCAGAAGGTTTAGCACGAACTGATAAAACATATATTAATATGTTAAATAAAGGGAAATTGGATGATGCACGTTTAGGAGAATTTGCTGATTATGTAAAACTGTTGTTTGATAATGCAGATCCAAACGTTTTGATATCTGGTACTTATGATGATCAACTGGCATTATTTGCACAAGGAAAAACAGCTTTTATTACTCAAGGAAACTGGATTGATCCTTCTTTACCAACTTATAATGTGAAATTTGATGTTGGTATGGCGCCACCTGCATTTTCAACAAAAGATACACCAGGCATTTTAGCAGATGCGCCAGCTTATTGGGGAATTTACAGCGAAAGTAAGAAAAGTGATGCATGTAAAGAATTTCTTAAGGCTTTTGTTTCCACAGAAGAGGGACAAAACTGCCTAATTAAAGATTGTGCTATGGTTTCACCATATAAATCAAGTACAATTAAGCCTACAGCACCTTTAGCACTAAGTGTGTCTAATTATATTAATGAAGGTAAAACCTATGCTTGGGATTGGGCACATATGAAGGAAGGTATTGCTATGAATGCTACCGGATCTGTTTTTGAATTATATGCAAAAAAACAATTAGACAAACAAGGTTTTACAGATATGATGAAAACAGCAGTTGCTGATTATGTAGCAAAATAA
- a CDS encoding sugar phosphate isomerase family, whose product MCEEKSYKNFNNIDSYKERLNLNINEKKRIVEKAMHFIHNGGTYFFDVSTNVQLLAKGLNKKATIFTHSLDNFNILSEKQDVVVNLIAGEFNNKNRFFYRQDYNKYFDGIEFDSAFLGAGAIKSDGIYYENEEDAFIKSEVAKRSKKVILLAEHQKYEKTTWYKGLTLDQINIIIVDPISVSLFAEITKSQNIEINPNSLVIM is encoded by the coding sequence ATGTGTGAAGAAAAGAGTTATAAAAATTTCAATAATATAGATTCATATAAAGAAAGATTAAATTTAAATATTAATGAAAAGAAAAGAATTGTTGAAAAGGCCATGCATTTTATTCATAATGGTGGAACGTATTTTTTTGATGTTTCTACCAATGTTCAACTTCTTGCAAAAGGTTTAAATAAAAAAGCAACTATATTTACTCATTCCCTAGATAATTTTAATATACTTTCTGAAAAACAAGATGTAGTAGTAAATTTAATAGCTGGAGAATTTAATAATAAGAATCGTTTTTTTTATAGACAAGATTATAATAAATACTTTGATGGAATAGAGTTTGATTCAGCATTTTTAGGTGCTGGTGCTATAAAAAGTGATGGTATTTATTATGAGAATGAAGAAGATGCCTTTATAAAAAGTGAAGTTGCTAAAAGATCTAAAAAAGTAATTTTGCTTGCAGAACATCAAAAATATGAAAAAACAACTTGGTATAAGGGATTAACGTTGGATCAAATAAATATTATTATTGTTGATCCAATATCAGTTTCATTATTTGCAGAAATTACAAAGTCACAAAATATTGAAATTAATCCTAATAGCTTGGTTATTATGTAG
- a CDS encoding carbohydrate ABC transporter permease, with amino-acid sequence MKVEKTRTLIADIIGIILALVILLPFGLVIINSAKTSADIVINPIGVPSHWGQMLENFKKVVNTDSFNYFNSFLSSLFITTVSLVLVSVVSAMAAWVLCRNKTKWSAVIFMSLVAAMVIPFQVVMLPLLSTFRSISDFFGIPMLQSYQGIIFAYLGFGGSMSVFILHGFIKCIPRELEEAAWIDGCSPEGTFFRIILPLLKPVQMTILILNGIWIWNDYLLPSLMLGLNGKIKTLPVAVSAFVGSYVKQWDLILSAAFLAMIPIVILFLFAQKQIINGMVDGAIK; translated from the coding sequence ATGAAAGTAGAAAAAACAAGGACTTTGATTGCAGATATTATTGGTATTATTTTGGCATTAGTAATTCTTTTACCTTTTGGTTTGGTAATAATTAACTCAGCCAAGACAAGTGCAGATATCGTAATCAATCCGATTGGAGTTCCATCTCACTGGGGACAGATGCTGGAGAACTTCAAAAAGGTTGTAAATACCGATAGTTTTAATTACTTTAATTCTTTTCTAAGTTCTTTATTTATTACTACAGTTTCCCTGGTGCTAGTGTCTGTAGTTTCTGCAATGGCAGCATGGGTACTTTGTCGTAATAAGACTAAATGGTCTGCTGTTATTTTTATGAGTCTTGTAGCTGCAATGGTTATTCCTTTCCAAGTAGTTATGCTTCCTTTGCTTTCTACGTTTAGGAGTATATCTGATTTTTTTGGAATACCAATGTTACAAAGTTATCAAGGAATCATATTTGCATATCTCGGATTTGGTGGTTCTATGTCAGTATTTATCCTTCATGGATTTATAAAATGTATTCCTCGTGAATTGGAAGAGGCGGCATGGATTGATGGTTGTAGTCCTGAAGGTACTTTTTTTCGTATTATCCTTCCACTGTTAAAGCCAGTGCAAATGACTATTTTGATTTTAAATGGTATTTGGATTTGGAATGATTATCTTTTACCATCGTTGATGTTAGGTCTAAACGGTAAGATTAAGACTCTTCCGGTAGCAGTAAGTGCTTTCGTGGGTTCTTATGTAAAACAGTGGGATTTAATTCTTTCGGCAGCATTTCTTGCGATGATACCAATTGTTATTTTGTTCTTGTTTGCGCAAAAACAGATTATTAACGGTATGGTAGACGGAGCAATTAAATAG
- a CDS encoding Cof-type HAD-IIB family hydrolase yields MNNFKMICLDIDGTLLNSNHKISEKVKNTISVVANEKNIPVILVSARMPKGIRFLQKELGIEQPIICYSGALILDKDNNMLSKEFIDVINLEEIYKIVNENNIHISLYKDDEWYIEEMDYWAKQESEITNIIPEITAFNELIELWKKEGTGPNKILCMSDPDKINFLKENIKASDLNIYPSKPTYLEIMPTNASKTSAINILQKKFNVDKSEIIAMGDNYNDMDMLEYAGLGIAMGNAPEDVKKHANDVTLTNDEDGVAEALNKYVIL; encoded by the coding sequence ATGAATAATTTTAAAATGATATGTCTAGATATTGATGGAACTTTATTAAATTCAAACCACAAAATTTCAGAAAAAGTGAAAAACACAATTAGTGTAGTTGCAAATGAAAAGAATATACCTGTAATATTGGTTTCAGCTAGAATGCCCAAAGGCATAAGATTCTTGCAAAAAGAGCTTGGAATAGAACAACCAATTATTTGCTATAGCGGAGCTTTAATATTAGATAAGGATAATAATATGTTATCTAAAGAATTTATAGATGTTATTAATCTTGAAGAAATATATAAAATAGTTAATGAGAATAATATACACATTAGCTTATACAAAGATGATGAATGGTATATAGAAGAAATGGATTATTGGGCTAAGCAAGAAAGTGAAATAACAAATATTATCCCTGAAATTACAGCTTTTAATGAGTTGATAGAACTATGGAAAAAGGAAGGTACAGGACCAAATAAGATTTTATGTATGTCTGATCCGGATAAAATAAATTTCTTAAAAGAAAATATTAAAGCTAGTGATTTAAATATATATCCATCAAAACCAACATACTTAGAAATTATGCCAACTAATGCATCGAAAACATCCGCAATTAATATTTTGCAAAAGAAATTTAATGTAGATAAATCAGAAATAATAGCCATGGGTGATAATTATAATGATATGGACATGCTAGAATATGCAGGACTTGGAATAGCCATGGGCAATGCCCCAGAAGATGTAAAGAAGCATGCAAATGATGTAACTTTAACAAATGATGAAGATGGTGTGGCAGAAGCTCTAAATAAATATGTTATTCTATAG
- a CDS encoding carbohydrate ABC transporter permease produces MNVNMKRTLSIVGIVMGIVSMAFALYLDFAGSQNTMRGNILIVGALLEIFGVYSFPTKKHRMVINILFLFPLLFTFLITVLIPFVCGIFYSFTNWNGIKFTEFVGLSNYITMFKSQDYVYSFVVTFIFTVINMISVNVVAFALALLCTSKVKGKNLYRAAFFIPNLIGGIVLGYVWQFIFNKVFTIIISGSPSMLTNPNMALIAILMVSTWQYAGYIMMIYVTGLQNVPKDIMEAANVDGANPLVTLFKIKVPMIANTFTVCIFLTLVNSFKQFDLNLSITNGAPSRILAGKAVQSTEFLALNIYNTAIGKNQYAMGQTKAVIFFIILSIISLTQVYISKKKEVEV; encoded by the coding sequence GTGAATGTAAATATGAAGCGGACGCTTTCTATTGTAGGAATAGTGATGGGTATTGTGTCTATGGCTTTCGCACTCTATCTGGATTTTGCAGGTAGCCAAAACACAATGCGTGGAAATATATTAATAGTAGGTGCTTTACTAGAGATTTTTGGTGTTTATAGTTTTCCTACTAAGAAACATCGTATGGTGATTAATATTTTATTTCTATTTCCATTGTTGTTTACATTTCTAATTACTGTGCTAATACCGTTTGTATGTGGTATCTTTTATTCTTTTACGAACTGGAATGGAATTAAATTTACAGAATTTGTTGGATTGAGTAATTATATTACTATGTTTAAGTCTCAGGATTATGTATATTCTTTTGTAGTCACCTTTATTTTCACAGTTATTAATATGATTTCTGTTAATGTAGTGGCATTTGCTTTGGCATTACTCTGTACATCTAAGGTAAAAGGAAAGAATTTGTATCGTGCGGCTTTCTTTATCCCAAATTTGATTGGTGGTATTGTGCTTGGTTATGTGTGGCAGTTTATTTTTAACAAAGTATTCACAATTATCATAAGTGGTAGTCCATCTATGCTTACTAATCCGAATATGGCATTAATTGCAATTTTGATGGTTAGCACTTGGCAGTATGCAGGATATATTATGATGATTTATGTTACAGGATTGCAGAATGTTCCAAAGGATATTATGGAGGCAGCTAATGTAGATGGTGCAAATCCACTAGTGACTTTATTTAAAATTAAGGTTCCAATGATTGCCAATACCTTTACAGTATGTATCTTTTTAACGCTAGTTAATTCTTTTAAGCAATTTGACTTAAACTTGTCAATTACTAATGGTGCTCCTAGTAGAATTTTAGCTGGTAAAGCTGTACAGTCAACGGAATTTTTAGCTTTGAATATTTATAATACTGCAATTGGTAAAAATCAGTATGCAATGGGTCAGACAAAGGCGGTTATATTCTTTATTATTCTGTCAATTATATCATTAACCCAAGTATACATCAGTAAGAAGAAGGAGGTAGAGGTATAA
- a CDS encoding DUF6171 family protein — protein MNQRFCRRCLLDELFEEKEYKHLQDYIEHLDEYIKTEDEEYKKRLDICKECDNLINGMCKICGCFVEMRAAIKKNYCPNIDKHW, from the coding sequence ATGAATCAAAGATTTTGTAGACGATGTTTATTAGATGAGTTATTTGAAGAAAAGGAATATAAACATTTGCAGGACTACATTGAACACTTAGATGAGTACATCAAAACAGAAGATGAGGAATATAAAAAAAGGCTGGATATATGTAAAGAGTGCGATAATTTAATTAATGGTATGTGTAAGATTTGTGGTTGCTTTGTAGAAATGAGAGCTGCAATTAAAAAGAATTATTGTCCTAATATAGACAAGCATTGGTGA
- a CDS encoding LacI family DNA-binding transcriptional regulator, producing MITIKEMSNILGISSTTVSNVIHGKTKEVSKETVKKVEELLEKYDYVPNINARNLATNNSKIIAVAIKSIKDEYENVINDPFNSELLGAIEKHIRASGYFMMLYIADDISEILKCVSTWNVDGLVFLGVDEDDCKKIKKKYKKPMVFIDSYFYDGITDFVNVGLEDTQGAYEMTKYLIECGHKKIGFFTDNCVGLCYQRLIGYKKALKEYGINFNKEDVIIIKQIEGNFDASLQEIYKLSENYTAFFCMSDYYAVKVMNYMTDRGKKIPDEFSIVGFDNIFYGEICRPSLTTVHQDISRKGEVAIEYLVAMIQGKEPENRMVMLPTRLVIRNTVKNLNVSE from the coding sequence ATGATAACAATAAAAGAAATGTCTAATATTCTTGGAATTAGTTCTACTACCGTTTCCAATGTTATTCACGGGAAAACCAAAGAAGTTTCAAAAGAAACTGTAAAAAAAGTTGAAGAGTTACTAGAGAAATATGATTATGTTCCTAACATTAATGCAAGGAATTTAGCAACAAATAATTCGAAAATTATTGCAGTGGCAATTAAATCAATAAAAGATGAATATGAGAACGTCATTAATGATCCATTTAACAGCGAACTTTTGGGAGCTATCGAAAAGCACATCAGAGCTAGTGGATATTTTATGATGCTTTATATAGCTGATGATATTTCGGAAATATTGAAATGTGTATCCACTTGGAATGTGGATGGATTGGTTTTTCTTGGTGTAGATGAAGATGACTGTAAGAAAATTAAGAAAAAATACAAAAAGCCGATGGTTTTTATTGATAGTTACTTTTATGACGGAATTACAGACTTTGTAAATGTGGGGTTGGAAGATACTCAGGGTGCTTATGAGATGACGAAGTATTTAATTGAATGTGGACACAAAAAAATTGGTTTTTTTACAGATAACTGTGTGGGACTATGTTATCAAAGACTTATTGGTTATAAAAAGGCCTTAAAAGAATATGGTATCAATTTCAATAAAGAAGATGTTATTATTATAAAGCAAATAGAAGGAAATTTTGATGCTAGTTTGCAGGAAATTTATAAATTATCTGAAAACTACACAGCATTTTTTTGCATGTCTGATTATTATGCAGTAAAGGTTATGAATTATATGACTGACAGAGGAAAAAAGATACCTGATGAATTTTCTATTGTAGGTTTTGATAATATTTTTTATGGAGAAATATGCAGACCATCATTAACAACAGTTCATCAAGATATCAGTCGAAAGGGAGAAGTTGCTATAGAATATTTAGTAGCGATGATTCAAGGGAAAGAACCAGAAAACAGAATGGTAATGTTGCCTACTAGGCTGGTAATTCGTAACACAGTTAAAAATTTAAACGTAAGTGAATAA